A genomic stretch from Eubacterium sulci ATCC 35585 includes:
- a CDS encoding cation transporter, with the protein MRCRILHESKGRMRVQLVQYRMTFEEADILDNYLSGLSGVKSVKVHERTKVAIIEFSGDVRDDIIDALSNFDYESNQELLTTIADRQLQYEFENKLCLHVGRRVFSKLFIPMPLAAGIIVIKSIPFIVKGLKSLIHGKLEVSVLDATSITVSMLRGDFSTAGSIMFMLGVGEIMEDWTHRKSISDLAKAMALNVEKVWTRAEDGTELLVDANTINAGDIVIVRTGNVIAVDGKVISGEAHVSQASMTGESMPVRKYEGSLVYAGTVVEEGEIVIEAEGSLGNSKYDRIITMIEDSEKLKSSTEDKASKLADRLVPYTFGATALQYLITRDITRATSILMVDFCCALKLSIPIAVLSAMREAGEYRMTVKGGKFLEAVAEADTIVFDKTGTLTEAVPKVHKVVPFSDINEDECLRIAACLEEHYPHSIANAVVKEAMVKGLDHEEKHSKVEYIVAHGIASMLDGQKVCIGSHHFIFEDEGCTIDEDKKQAFEELPNEYSHLYLAIDKKLVAVILIDDPIKPGVAKAIKQLKALGIKNAVMMTGDNERTARVIAAKVGVDSYYSEVLPEDKANFIKEERSKGHKVIMVGDGVNDSPALSEADAGIAINSGAAIAREVADIMIGSDELDELVKLREISMKLMKRIKLSYRQILGFNSFLIGMGMFGMFTPTTTALLHNSSTLAISLRNMTDLLEKK; encoded by the coding sequence ATGAGGTGTAGAATATTACACGAGAGCAAGGGCAGGATGCGCGTGCAGCTAGTGCAGTACCGCATGACCTTTGAAGAAGCGGATATCCTAGATAACTACCTCAGCGGGCTTTCCGGTGTAAAGAGCGTAAAGGTTCACGAGAGAACTAAGGTTGCGATCATAGAGTTTTCAGGAGATGTTAGAGATGACATCATAGATGCTTTATCTAATTTTGATTATGAATCCAACCAGGAGCTTCTCACGACAATAGCTGATAGACAGCTACAATACGAATTCGAAAACAAGCTCTGCCTACACGTAGGCAGACGTGTTTTTTCTAAGCTATTTATACCGATGCCATTAGCAGCTGGAATAATAGTTATCAAATCAATTCCGTTTATAGTAAAGGGATTAAAGTCACTGATACATGGTAAACTTGAGGTATCTGTGCTTGACGCGACAAGCATTACAGTCTCAATGCTCAGAGGAGATTTCTCAACCGCAGGAAGCATAATGTTCATGCTTGGAGTTGGTGAGATAATGGAAGACTGGACGCATCGCAAGTCAATCAGCGACCTAGCTAAGGCCATGGCTCTCAATGTTGAGAAGGTATGGACAAGGGCTGAGGATGGAACAGAGCTTCTCGTAGATGCAAATACAATTAATGCCGGTGATATAGTAATTGTAAGAACCGGAAATGTCATAGCAGTAGACGGTAAGGTCATCAGCGGTGAGGCTCACGTAAGCCAGGCTTCTATGACTGGAGAGTCAATGCCAGTGCGTAAGTATGAGGGAAGCCTTGTATATGCAGGAACTGTAGTCGAAGAGGGCGAGATTGTCATCGAGGCAGAGGGTTCACTTGGAAACAGCAAGTACGACAGAATCATCACCATGATTGAGGATTCTGAGAAGCTAAAGTCTTCGACAGAAGATAAGGCATCAAAGCTTGCAGATAGACTTGTTCCATACACATTCGGTGCGACAGCGCTTCAGTATCTCATTACAAGAGATATAACAAGGGCGACATCGATATTGATGGTAGACTTCTGCTGTGCACTTAAGCTTTCAATTCCTATCGCAGTTCTTTCAGCGATGAGAGAGGCGGGCGAGTACCGCATGACTGTCAAGGGCGGAAAGTTTCTAGAGGCAGTAGCTGAGGCAGACACTATAGTATTTGATAAGACAGGAACGCTAACAGAAGCAGTTCCAAAAGTTCACAAGGTTGTGCCTTTCAGCGATATCAATGAGGATGAGTGCCTCAGAATCGCAGCTTGTCTAGAGGAACATTATCCTCACTCGATAGCAAACGCTGTCGTTAAGGAAGCTATGGTAAAGGGACTTGACCACGAGGAAAAGCACAGCAAGGTAGAGTACATCGTAGCTCACGGAATTGCAAGTATGCTTGATGGACAGAAGGTTTGCATTGGAAGCCACCACTTCATATTTGAGGATGAGGGCTGCACAATAGACGAAGATAAGAAACAGGCCTTCGAAGAGCTGCCAAACGAGTACTCACATCTATACCTAGCTATAGATAAGAAGCTCGTAGCGGTAATTTTGATAGACGATCCTATCAAGCCAGGCGTAGCAAAGGCAATCAAGCAGCTTAAGGCTCTCGGAATCAAGAATGCAGTTATGATGACTGGTGACAACGAGAGAACAGCAAGAGTTATCGCGGCAAAGGTCGGAGTGGACAGCTACTATTCAGAAGTACTTCCAGAAGACAAGGCTAATTTCATCAAAGAAGAACGAAGCAAAGGCCACAAGGTAATCATGGTAGGAGACGGAGTTAACGACTCACCAGCACTTTCAGAGGCGGATGCAGGTATCGCAATCAACAGCGGTGCAGCAATCGCAAGAGAGGTTGCTGACATCATGATTGGAAGCGACGAGCTCGACGAGCTAGTAAAACTCAGAGAGATAAGCATGAAGCTTATGAAGAGAATCAAGCTAAGCTATCGTCAGATTTTGGGCTTCAATTCCTTCCTAATCGGAATGGGAATGTTTGGTATGTTTACACCGACTACAACAGCCCTGCTTCACAACTCGTCAACGCTTGCGATAAGCCTTCGCAACATGACAGACTTGCTCGAGAAGAAATAG
- a CDS encoding ABC transporter: MTSLFNDFMHYLEYPFVRYAIIVGILIALCSSLLGVTLVLKRFSYIGDGLSHVAFGAMAIAGVLKVTNQTLIILPITVISAILILRAGQNTKIKGDATIAMISVGSLAFGYLLLNIFSTSSNLSGDVCVTLFGSTSILTLKSSDVLLCVVLSIIVVAIFIFLYNKIFAVTFDENFAMSAGTNVKLYNFLIAVMIAVIIVLAMNLVGSLLISALVIFPALSSMRVYNSFKSVTICSAILSVVCAVLGMAISILGNTPVGSTIVAVDAFFFGVFTLIGRISARRA; encoded by the coding sequence ATGACTAGCCTTTTTAACGACTTCATGCATTATTTAGAATATCCCTTTGTCAGATATGCGATTATTGTCGGAATCCTGATTGCCCTCTGTTCTTCCCTGCTAGGTGTAACCCTGGTGCTTAAGCGCTTTTCCTACATAGGAGATGGGCTTTCACATGTTGCCTTTGGCGCTATGGCTATCGCTGGAGTGCTCAAGGTGACAAATCAGACTTTGATAATACTTCCAATCACTGTAATATCGGCAATTTTGATTCTTAGGGCTGGACAGAACACAAAGATCAAAGGTGATGCTACCATCGCGATGATTTCCGTCGGCTCCCTAGCCTTTGGTTATCTGCTTTTAAACATCTTTTCGACCTCGTCGAATCTCTCGGGCGATGTTTGCGTTACCCTCTTTGGTTCGACTTCGATTTTGACACTTAAAAGCAGCGATGTTCTCCTATGCGTGGTGCTTTCCATCATAGTTGTAGCGATTTTCATCTTTTTATATAACAAGATCTTTGCAGTTACCTTTGATGAGAACTTTGCGATGTCTGCTGGCACAAATGTCAAGCTTTACAATTTCTTGATTGCAGTTATGATTGCTGTTATAATTGTTCTAGCTATGAACCTAGTTGGTTCTCTGCTAATTTCGGCGCTCGTAATTTTCCCTGCGCTCTCGAGCATGAGGGTATATAACAGTTTCAAGTCTGTTACCATTTGCTCTGCCATCCTATCAGTCGTATGTGCAGTCCTTGGTATGGCTATTTCCATCCTCGGAAATACTCCAGTGGGCTCAACCATCGTCGCAGTTGATGCGTTCTTCTTTGGCGTATTCACTTTGATAGGTAGGATTTCAGCAAGGAGGGCTTAG
- a CDS encoding ABC transporter translates to MAQIICQNLSVGYDSKVILENLSFEVNKGDYLCIVGENGSGKTTLIKSILGLIPTISGKLKTGDGLKSNEIGYLPQQTVVQRDFPASVREIVLSGCQGRVGLRPFYSKSDKLLAEENMRKMEITDLSKRCYRELSGGQQQRVLLARALCATQKLLLLDEPVSGLDPRVTTGMYQTIKSLNEEGISIIMISHDVNAAVKYASHILHIGHTIFYGTTEEYINSPIGQIFLEREGQSND, encoded by the coding sequence ATGGCTCAAATCATCTGTCAAAATCTATCGGTTGGATATGATTCCAAGGTAATATTAGAAAATCTAAGCTTCGAGGTAAACAAAGGCGACTACCTTTGCATCGTCGGAGAAAACGGCTCGGGAAAGACCACGCTCATCAAGAGCATCCTAGGGCTTATTCCGACTATCTCCGGAAAGCTCAAGACGGGTGATGGGCTGAAATCTAACGAAATCGGCTACCTGCCGCAGCAAACTGTCGTTCAGCGCGACTTTCCTGCTTCTGTTAGGGAGATTGTTCTCTCTGGTTGTCAGGGGCGCGTGGGACTTCGTCCATTCTACTCTAAATCCGATAAGCTTTTAGCCGAGGAAAATATGAGGAAGATGGAGATAACTGATCTATCAAAGCGCTGCTACCGCGAGCTTTCGGGCGGACAGCAGCAGCGCGTTTTGCTCGCTAGAGCTCTTTGCGCTACGCAAAAGCTCCTGCTCCTAGACGAGCCTGTTTCTGGCCTTGATCCTAGGGTTACTACGGGCATGTATCAAACTATTAAGTCTTTGAACGAGGAAGGAATCAGCATTATTATGATTTCTCACGATGTGAACGCTGCGGTGAAGTACGCAAGCCATATTCTCCACATCGGACACACTATATTTTACGGAACTACTGAGGAATATATCAACAGTCCTATTGGACAAATATTCCTAGAAAGAGAGGGGCAATCTAATGACTAG
- a CDS encoding ABC transporter substrate-binding protein, translated as MKKIITLMLVAVLAVFALSGCGTSKSGEDKNDKKIKIVTTIFPEYDWVMQILGDKADKADVTMLLDKGVDLHSYQPSTADIAKISEADVFIYVGGESDEWVEDVLKEAKNKNLKVINLMDVMGDKAKEEEVKEGMQPEEEEAEEAKDGKEEEEVEYDEHVWLSLKNAKIFTKKIADVLSEVDKDDAKTYQANYESYAKKLDDLDKKYADAVASAKNKTLVFGDRFPFRYLVNDYGLDYYAAFVGCSAESEASFETVTFLAKKIDELGLGNVLTIEGKNHKIAKTVVDNTKNKDQKVLTMDSMQSTTAKDVKDGATYLGIMEKNLEVLKEALK; from the coding sequence ATGAAAAAAATTATCACTTTAATGCTTGTTGCAGTACTCGCTGTTTTCGCGCTTAGTGGCTGTGGCACTTCCAAATCCGGCGAAGATAAAAATGATAAGAAGATCAAGATTGTTACTACAATCTTCCCAGAGTACGACTGGGTTATGCAGATTTTAGGAGACAAGGCTGACAAGGCTGATGTGACTATGCTTTTAGACAAGGGCGTTGACCTTCACAGCTACCAGCCATCTACTGCTGATATCGCAAAGATTTCAGAGGCTGATGTTTTCATCTATGTTGGCGGCGAGTCCGACGAGTGGGTTGAAGATGTTCTTAAGGAAGCTAAGAATAAGAATCTTAAGGTTATCAATCTCATGGACGTAATGGGCGATAAGGCTAAGGAAGAAGAAGTTAAGGAAGGCATGCAGCCTGAGGAAGAAGAGGCTGAGGAAGCTAAGGACGGCAAGGAAGAGGAAGAAGTCGAGTACGATGAGCACGTTTGGCTATCCCTCAAGAATGCAAAGATTTTCACTAAGAAGATTGCTGATGTTCTATCAGAGGTTGATAAGGACGACGCTAAGACCTACCAGGCTAACTACGAAAGCTATGCTAAGAAGCTAGACGATCTAGACAAGAAGTACGCTGATGCTGTTGCTTCTGCAAAGAACAAGACTTTGGTATTCGGTGACCGCTTCCCATTCAGATATCTCGTAAACGACTACGGTCTAGATTACTACGCTGCCTTCGTTGGCTGCTCAGCTGAGTCAGAGGCAAGCTTTGAGACTGTCACCTTCCTAGCTAAGAAGATTGACGAACTTGGACTAGGCAATGTACTTACTATAGAAGGTAAGAATCACAAGATTGCTAAAACAGTTGTAGACAACACTAAGAATAAAGATCAAAAGGTACTAACTATGGACTCAATGCAGTCCACTACAGCAAAGGATGTCAAAGACGGCGCTACCTACCTCGGTATCATGGAAAAGAATCTCGAGGTTCTAAAAGAGGCGCTCAAATAG
- a CDS encoding Fe2+/Zn2+ uptake regulation protein: MKAKGQYNTNQRKELQSYLETIAGEHTTVAEICGHFSALGKSIGTSTVYRQLERMVDEGLVEKYIVDASSPACFVYVGEHMHAHNRRHYHCKCEKCGELFHITCDALDSLEEHLLADHNFAFDNMRTVFYGICGNCRN; the protein is encoded by the coding sequence ATGAAAGCGAAAGGACAATACAATACGAATCAGCGCAAGGAGCTTCAGAGCTATCTTGAGACAATCGCTGGCGAGCACACCACGGTTGCCGAAATCTGCGGACACTTTAGCGCTCTCGGCAAAAGCATTGGAACCTCTACCGTCTACCGTCAACTTGAGAGAATGGTTGACGAGGGTCTTGTCGAAAAGTACATCGTTGACGCATCTAGTCCTGCCTGCTTTGTCTATGTAGGCGAGCACATGCATGCTCATAACAGACGCCACTATCACTGCAAGTGTGAGAAGTGTGGCGAGCTTTTCCACATTACCTGTGACGCACTTGATTCCTTGGAGGAGCACCTTCTTGCGGATCATAACTTTGCTTTTGATAACATGCGTACCGTTTTCTACGGTATCTGCGGGAATTGCCGTAACTAG
- a CDS encoding hydroxylamine reductase, with protein MENKMFCYQCQETAGGKGCTVQGVCGKTAEVSGLQDVLIYATKGLSAVTTALRKEGKKIAAEVDQMVTFNLFVTITNANFDDKYIEDRIALTLKTKQELLAQLDDASVLPHAAKWYTEDRAQYAIMATATGVGVLATENEDVRSLRELITYGLKGLAAYSKHANALLEADPEVDAFMQEALAKTLDDTLSADDLVALTLETGKYGVSGMALLDRANTGAYGNPEITEVQIGVRKNPAILISGHDLRDLEMLLEQTKGTGVDVYTHSEMLPANYYPAFKKYDNLAGNYGNAWWKQKEEFESFNGPILMTTNCIVPPKDSYKDRLWTTGAAGFPGCKHIDGKYGETKDFSAIIEQAKQCPPPTEIETGSIVGGFAHEQVFALADKVVDAVKSGAIKKFVVMGGCDGRMKSRDYYTEFAKALAPDTVILTAGCAKYKYNKLNLGDIGGIPRVLDAGQCNDSYSLALIALKLKEVFGLDDINDLPIIYNIAWYEQKAVIVLLALLYLGVKNIHVGPTLPAFLSPNVTKVLVDNFGIAGIGTVEEDMELFFG; from the coding sequence ATGGAAAACAAGATGTTTTGTTATCAGTGTCAGGAGACAGCCGGCGGTAAGGGCTGTACAGTTCAGGGTGTCTGTGGAAAGACTGCAGAGGTTTCAGGGCTTCAGGATGTACTAATATATGCAACAAAGGGACTTTCAGCAGTAACAACAGCACTTCGTAAGGAAGGCAAGAAGATTGCAGCAGAAGTAGATCAGATGGTTACATTCAACCTATTTGTAACAATCACAAACGCTAACTTTGATGATAAGTACATCGAGGATAGAATCGCTTTGACTCTAAAGACAAAGCAGGAACTACTTGCACAGCTAGACGACGCTTCAGTACTTCCACACGCAGCAAAGTGGTACACAGAGGATAGAGCTCAGTACGCAATCATGGCAACAGCAACAGGAGTTGGTGTACTTGCAACAGAAAACGAGGACGTTCGTTCACTAAGAGAGCTCATCACATACGGACTAAAGGGACTTGCAGCATACAGCAAGCACGCAAACGCACTACTAGAGGCTGACCCAGAAGTTGACGCATTCATGCAGGAAGCACTAGCAAAGACACTAGACGACACACTTTCAGCAGACGATCTAGTTGCCCTAACACTAGAGACAGGTAAGTACGGCGTTTCAGGCATGGCACTACTAGACAGAGCAAACACAGGAGCATACGGAAACCCAGAAATCACAGAAGTACAGATTGGCGTTAGAAAGAACCCAGCTATCTTGATTTCAGGACACGACCTTCGCGACCTAGAGATGCTACTAGAGCAGACAAAGGGAACAGGCGTAGACGTTTACACACACTCAGAGATGCTACCAGCAAACTACTACCCAGCATTCAAGAAGTACGACAACCTAGCAGGTAACTACGGTAACGCTTGGTGGAAGCAGAAGGAAGAGTTCGAGAGCTTCAACGGACCTATCCTAATGACAACAAACTGCATCGTGCCACCTAAGGACAGCTACAAGGATAGACTATGGACAACAGGAGCAGCAGGCTTCCCAGGATGCAAGCACATCGACGGTAAGTACGGCGAAACAAAGGACTTCAGCGCAATCATTGAGCAGGCAAAGCAGTGCCCACCTCCAACAGAAATCGAGACAGGAAGCATTGTCGGCGGATTCGCACACGAGCAGGTATTTGCACTAGCAGACAAGGTAGTTGACGCAGTAAAGAGCGGCGCAATCAAGAAGTTCGTAGTAATGGGCGGATGCGACGGAAGAATGAAGTCAAGAGACTACTACACAGAGTTCGCAAAGGCACTAGCACCAGATACAGTAATCCTAACAGCAGGCTGTGCAAAGTATAAGTACAACAAGCTAAACCTAGGAGACATCGGTGGAATTCCAAGAGTACTAGACGCAGGACAGTGCAACGACTCATACTCACTAGCACTAATCGCACTAAAGCTAAAGGAAGTATTCGGACTAGACGACATCAACGATCTTCCAATCATATACAACATCGCATGGTATGAGCAGAAGGCAGTAATCGTACTCCTAGCGCTCCTATACCTAGGCGTAAAGAATATCCACGTTGGACCAACACTACCAGCATTCCTATCACCAAACGTGACAAAGGTTCTCGTAGATAACTTCGGAATCGCAGGAATCGGAACAGTAGAAGAAGACATGGAGCTATTCTTCGGCTAA
- a CDS encoding ATP/GTP-binding protein codes for MKKNHKNKSGLESIYIKGLFGKYNYKFNFERDISIWVSENGIGKTTILNIIVAILTCDASVLYDIQFDRIEVVISGKKYSIDKHNRNIFKGESIEYLDRKIMFLLDDLDEYLPRNFIIKMQNDIIQNEGVSSDILDEVLNKLPSEDCIHNNRLEQTVHRIKSIRYSAINDVLYKIRDVVLNEEVVFYPTYRRVEVGIERVFTNKLNKPVDIDLKTKYMGFGMGDVKNRIKNLLDKMRMDANTAYIKMNGNIISELLDAPIDTYLNDYGKIDLHKVDVVIKRIGEERINNIDKLRSFPRKTYLNENNQNIDFLIYYLQKLADIYNSQEAMDRKISSFSSVCTKYLSGKKIEYDETMLTVDVLDSDGLKIDFDDLSSGEKQIVSIFSKVYLDVTSQCIFIIDEPEISLSIKWQKEFLKDIYDSGRVALLIATTHSPFIFKNEYMEYVKELEIHRR; via the coding sequence ATAAAGAAGAATCATAAAAATAAATCTGGATTAGAATCAATATATATTAAAGGATTATTTGGAAAGTACAATTATAAGTTCAATTTTGAACGCGATATTTCAATTTGGGTTTCAGAAAATGGTATTGGTAAAACCACAATTTTGAATATTATAGTAGCAATTTTAACATGTGATGCAAGTGTATTATATGATATTCAATTTGACAGAATTGAGGTTGTTATTTCAGGGAAAAAATATAGTATAGACAAACATAATAGAAATATATTTAAAGGTGAAAGCATAGAATATCTAGACAGGAAAATCATGTTTTTATTGGATGATTTGGATGAGTATTTGCCTAGAAATTTTATTATAAAAATGCAAAACGATATTATTCAAAATGAAGGTGTTTCATCTGATATTTTAGATGAAGTATTAAACAAATTGCCTAGTGAAGATTGCATTCATAATAATAGATTGGAACAAACTGTTCACAGAATTAAATCTATTAGATACAGTGCAATAAATGATGTACTTTATAAAATTAGAGATGTTGTACTGAATGAAGAAGTTGTTTTTTATCCTACATATAGACGCGTTGAGGTGGGAATAGAAAGAGTTTTTACAAATAAACTAAATAAGCCTGTTGATATTGATTTAAAAACAAAATATATGGGTTTTGGGATGGGAGATGTAAAAAATAGGATAAAAAATTTACTAGATAAAATGAGAATGGATGCAAATACCGCATATATTAAGATGAATGGGAACATTATAAGTGAGTTATTAGATGCTCCAATAGACACATATTTAAATGATTATGGTAAAATTGATTTACATAAAGTCGATGTAGTTATAAAAAGAATTGGGGAAGAAAGGATAAACAATATTGATAAATTGAGAAGTTTTCCTCGAAAAACATACTTAAATGAAAATAATCAAAATATCGATTTTTTAATTTACTATTTACAAAAATTAGCGGATATTTACAATTCACAGGAAGCTATGGATCGTAAAATAAGTAGTTTTTCTTCAGTATGTACAAAATATTTATCTGGGAAAAAAATTGAATATGATGAAACGATGCTAACGGTTGATGTTTTGGACTCTGATGGATTAAAAATAGACTTTGATGACCTATCATCAGGCGAAAAACAAATAGTGTCTATCTTTTCAAAGGTATATTTGGATGTCACTTCTCAATGTATTTTTATTATTGATGAACCAGAAATCTCATTGTCAATTAAATGGCAAAAGGAGTTTTTAAAAGATATATATGACTCGGGTAGAGTAGCTTTATTAATTGCAACAACTCATTCTCCATTTATATTTAAGAATGAATATATGGAATATGTCAAGGAATTAGAAATTCATAGGAGATAA